A stretch of the Campylobacter sp. 19-13652 genome encodes the following:
- a CDS encoding transporter substrate-binding domain-containing protein, whose translation MKKIIALFLFGIFFVACADSKHGNDSTSASEVVLRVGTSADYPPFEFLDEKNQISGFDIELLNAISAKTGIKFDVQNIQFDGLIPALVSGKIDAAISGMSATEARRKSVDFSAPYFKTEHLFVSASGAGFKDKSSLDGKRVGAQVGTLQESFAKEIPGVVFVPFESTPMLFASLKAGKVDALVTDSSLGFEFINKSNGEINEFYSEPDGSDGFAIAFAKDKFKSEISKIDAAIKQIKESGEFEKIAKKYNLN comes from the coding sequence ATGAAAAAAATCATAGCTTTATTTTTATTTGGCATTTTTTTTGTAGCTTGCGCTGATAGCAAGCATGGTAACGATAGCACTAGCGCAAGCGAAGTTGTGCTTAGAGTTGGGACAAGTGCAGATTATCCACCTTTTGAGTTTTTGGATGAGAAAAACCAAATAAGTGGCTTTGATATAGAGCTTTTAAACGCAATAAGTGCAAAAACCGGGATTAAATTTGACGTGCAAAATATACAGTTTGATGGACTTATTCCAGCTTTAGTAAGCGGTAAAATAGACGCTGCTATAAGTGGCATGAGCGCAACAGAAGCACGCCGTAAGAGCGTGGATTTTAGCGCACCTTATTTTAAGACAGAACATCTATTTGTATCAGCTAGCGGGGCTGGATTTAAGGATAAATCAAGTCTGGATGGCAAAAGAGTAGGTGCTCAGGTTGGCACATTGCAAGAGAGCTTTGCAAAGGAGATACCAGGGGTTGTTTTCGTGCCATTTGAAAGCACGCCTATGCTTTTTGCCTCTTTAAAAGCAGGCAAAGTTGATGCTTTAGTTACTGATAGCTCCTTGGGTTTTGAGTTTATTAATAAATCAAATGGAGAGATTAACGAGTTTTATTCTGAGCCAGATGGTAGCGATGGTTTTGCTATAGCTTTTGCAAAGGATAAATTTAAATCTGAAATCTCAAAAATAGATGCCGCCATTAAGCAGATAAAAGAGAGCGGCGAGTTTGAAAAAATAGCTAAAAAATATAATCTAAATTAA
- a CDS encoding amino acid ABC transporter ATP-binding protein, with protein MIEVLNLNKKYGDLHVLKDINVKINKGEVIAIIGPSGGGKSTFLRCLNRLEEPTSGHILINDDDIMDKKIDINKIRQKVSMVFQHFNLFANKTVLENLTLAPIKAGFLDKEGAEKRAINLLKSVGLEDKKSAYPHKLSGGQKQRIAIARALAMSPEVILFDEPTSALDPEMIGEVLEIMKDVAAQGITMIVVTHEMGFARKVANRIFFMDKGRIAVDDSPENIFNAPKDPRLKEFLSKVLNHI; from the coding sequence ATGATTGAAGTTTTAAATTTAAACAAAAAATATGGCGATTTGCATGTTTTAAAAGATATAAATGTAAAAATAAATAAAGGTGAAGTCATAGCGATAATAGGGCCAAGTGGCGGAGGTAAAAGTACATTTTTGCGTTGCCTAAATCGCCTAGAGGAGCCAACTAGCGGGCATATCCTAATAAACGATGACGATATAATGGATAAAAAAATAGACATTAATAAAATTCGCCAAAAAGTTAGTATGGTTTTTCAGCATTTTAATCTTTTTGCAAATAAAACAGTGCTTGAAAATCTGACTCTAGCGCCCATAAAAGCTGGATTTTTGGATAAGGAAGGCGCAGAAAAACGCGCTATAAATTTGCTTAAAAGCGTAGGCTTAGAGGATAAAAAAAGTGCCTATCCACACAAACTAAGCGGAGGACAAAAGCAACGTATAGCTATCGCGCGGGCTCTTGCAATGAGCCCAGAAGTTATATTATTTGACGAGCCAACAAGCGCACTTGATCCTGAGATGATAGGCGAGGTGCTTGAGATTATGAAGGACGTGGCAGCGCAGGGCATTACCATGATAGTGGTTACGCACGAAATGGGATTTGCTCGCAAGGTGGCAAATAGGATATTTTTTATGGACAAGGGACGTATCGCGGTAGATGATAGCCCTGAAAATATCTTTAACGCCCCAAAAGATCCTCGCTTAAAGGAATTTTTAAGCAAGGTTTTAAATCATATTTAA
- a CDS encoding amino acid ABC transporter permease translates to MAIAVAGYYAYPTDMNDVQRAAYIHSYGVTLGLTLGGIALGILVGFTLAFLRFLHIKPLNFIIDEYIDILRGTPLLLQLLIFSVVIFASWSDNFYVAIIALGLNSSAYIAEIVRSGINSVDKGQMEAARAMGLSYTTSMKEIVFPQATKNILPALANEFISLFKETSVVGYISVVDITMQSKSLQAVFYSPKPIIFTGIVYYVSVKLFSFLAKSLEERLNKND, encoded by the coding sequence ATCGCAATAGCCGTAGCTGGTTATTACGCCTATCCTACTGACATGAACGATGTTCAGCGTGCAGCTTATATTCATAGTTACGGAGTTACATTGGGGCTTACTTTAGGTGGTATAGCTTTGGGTATTTTAGTTGGCTTTACTTTGGCGTTTTTACGTTTTTTGCATATAAAGCCTTTAAATTTTATCATTGATGAATACATTGATATTTTACGTGGCACACCGCTGCTGCTTCAGCTTTTGATATTTTCAGTCGTGATTTTTGCCAGCTGGAGTGATAATTTTTACGTCGCCATCATCGCCCTTGGGCTAAATAGCTCAGCCTATATTGCTGAAATAGTCCGCAGTGGCATAAATAGCGTGGATAAAGGGCAGATGGAAGCTGCTCGTGCTATGGGGCTTAGCTACACAACCTCAATGAAAGAGATAGTATTTCCGCAAGCAACAAAAAACATACTCCCAGCTTTAGCCAATGAGTTTATCTCACTTTTTAAGGAGACTTCGGTTGTGGGCTATATAAGCGTTGTGGATATTACAATGCAGAGCAAAAGCTTACAGGCTGTATTTTACAGTCCAAAGCCGATAATTTTTACAGGAATAGTTTATTATGTGAGCGTGAAGTTATTTTCTTTTCTTGCAAAAAGCCTAGAAGAGAGGTTGAATAAAAATGATTGA
- the putP gene encoding sodium/proline symporter PutP: MQIGSYAAILLYVLSIIAISYYSYARHSSMSDYLIGSRSLGPVTTALSAGASDMSGWMLLGVPGAAYISGLGNIWMIIGLCIGAYCNYLFLAKRLRIYTEVAKNSITIPDFLENRFKDKSGALRLVSGLLILVFFTLYVSSGIIAGGKSFESFFGISFAYGALATLAIVIFYTFFGGFKTVALTDAFQGMLMFIVLISVPLMTYLSLNLPDNTSVFSMIKSLNQNALNPFYNQSLIGIIGLLAWGFGYFGQPHIIVRFMAIKSSSDLDSARRIGIGWMGLGMAGAMASGMLGFVYFSNLKNPLSDPETVFLQLGSTLFHPFFLGVIISAVLAAIMSTLASQLLVSASSVSKDFVLAFYKKELSQVAQVRITQTAVLCVGAVATALAFASSDTVLKAVGNAWAGFGASFGPVLLFSLYWGRTSAAGALWGMISGGVSVLLWIYLGLSEYVYEMLPAVVISSAVIVIASLASKKTTAEIAHEFNKVKSIITKKEN, encoded by the coding sequence ATGCAAATAGGCTCATACGCAGCGATATTACTTTATGTTTTATCAATCATAGCAATTAGCTACTACTCATACGCAAGACACTCATCAATGAGTGATTATCTAATAGGCAGCAGATCATTAGGTCCTGTAACGACGGCGCTATCAGCTGGGGCTAGCGATATGAGTGGTTGGATGCTACTTGGAGTACCTGGGGCTGCGTATATAAGCGGACTTGGCAATATATGGATGATAATAGGGCTTTGCATAGGAGCATATTGTAACTACCTTTTTTTAGCAAAAAGGCTTAGAATTTATACAGAAGTAGCCAAAAATAGTATAACCATACCCGATTTTTTGGAAAACCGCTTTAAGGATAAAAGTGGGGCTTTACGCCTAGTTTCTGGGCTTTTGATACTTGTATTTTTCACTCTTTACGTTAGCAGCGGCATCATCGCTGGAGGCAAGAGTTTTGAGAGCTTTTTTGGGATTTCGTTTGCCTATGGTGCACTTGCCACGCTTGCGATAGTGATATTTTACACATTTTTTGGCGGATTTAAAACAGTCGCACTTACAGACGCATTTCAAGGAATGCTTATGTTTATAGTCTTAATCAGTGTGCCTTTGATGACGTATTTAAGCTTAAATTTACCAGATAATACAAGCGTTTTTTCTATGATTAAAAGCCTAAATCAAAATGCGCTAAATCCCTTTTACAACCAGAGCCTAATCGGCATCATCGGGCTTTTAGCTTGGGGGTTTGGCTACTTTGGGCAGCCTCATATCATAGTACGCTTTATGGCTATAAAAAGCTCAAGCGACCTTGATAGTGCTAGGCGTATAGGCATCGGCTGGATGGGGCTTGGCATGGCTGGAGCTATGGCAAGCGGCATGCTTGGCTTTGTCTATTTTTCAAATTTAAAAAACCCACTAAGCGATCCAGAGACGGTGTTTTTACAGCTTGGTAGCACGCTTTTTCATCCATTTTTCCTAGGTGTCATAATCTCAGCCGTACTAGCCGCTATAATGAGCACCCTAGCAAGCCAGCTTTTAGTAAGCGCAAGCTCCGTTAGCAAAGACTTTGTGCTTGCATTTTATAAAAAAGAACTATCTCAAGTAGCACAAGTAAGAATAACCCAAACAGCCGTGCTTTGCGTAGGTGCAGTCGCGACTGCTTTAGCCTTTGCCTCAAGCGACACAGTGCTAAAAGCAGTCGGAAACGCATGGGCTGGCTTTGGAGCTAGCTTTGGCCCTGTGCTTTTATTTAGCCTATACTGGGGGCGAACGAGCGCAGCTGGAGCGCTTTGGGGGATGATTAGCGGTGGCGTGAGCGTGCTTTTATGGATATACCTTGGGCTTAGTGAATATGTGTACGAAATGCTTCCTGCTGTCGTGATAAGTAGCGCAGTTATAGTGATTGCAAGCCTAGCTTCAAAAAAGACAACCGCCGAAATAGCACATGAGTTTAATAAGGTAAAAAGCATAATAACCAAAAAGGAAAATTAA
- a CDS encoding rhodanese-like domain-containing protein: MIKILAALIVFLGFANAEIKTVDVTPDSVSQYPQIIDVRTPDEWRETGIVEGALTIDIVGNKQKFAQEVLSKIDPTKPVALICRTGRRSTYAANFLEEELAKQGIKLEIINLNGGVVSLIKQGYHTVPYDK, encoded by the coding sequence ATGATTAAAATTTTAGCAGCTTTGATTGTTTTTTTGGGTTTTGCTAATGCCGAGATAAAAACGGTAGATGTTACGCCAGATAGTGTGAGTCAGTATCCGCAAATCATAGACGTGCGCACCCCTGATGAGTGGAGGGAGACTGGGATTGTAGAGGGTGCTCTTACAATAGATATAGTTGGAAATAAGCAAAAGTTCGCACAAGAAGTACTAAGTAAAATAGACCCTACTAAGCCAGTAGCACTCATATGTCGTACAGGTAGAAGAAGCACATATGCTGCGAATTTTTTAGAAGAGGAGCTCGCAAAGCAGGGCATAAAGCTTGAGATTATTAACTTAAACGGTGGTGTGGTTTCGCTTATCAAACAAGGATACCATACTGTGCCTTACGATAAATAA
- a CDS encoding rhodanese-like domain-containing protein, whose product MLKFLFLLAGLAIFAGAKVEIISVAPDEVSKYPQIVDVRTPEEWKQTGVIKGAITVDMRGNRKKILQKLIKDLDLSKPVAFVCRLGTRSPFLARSLDDEIRGLKIVVFKDGMTKLINDGYKTVPYETK is encoded by the coding sequence ATGCTTAAATTTTTATTTTTATTAGCAGGACTAGCGATTTTTGCAGGCGCAAAAGTGGAGATTATCTCTGTTGCGCCAGATGAGGTGAGCAAATATCCCCAAATAGTAGACGTTAGAACCCCTGAGGAGTGGAAGCAAACAGGTGTGATAAAGGGCGCCATTACAGTTGATATGCGCGGAAATAGAAAAAAGATATTGCAAAAGCTTATAAAAGACCTTGATTTAAGCAAGCCAGTTGCATTTGTTTGCAGGCTTGGTACTAGAAGTCCATTTTTAGCAAGGAGCTTGGATGACGAGATTAGAGGGCTAAAGATAGTAGTTTTTAAAGACGGCATGACTAAGCTTATAAATGATGGCTATAAAACTGTGCCATATGAGACCAAGTAA
- a CDS encoding hydrogenase-4 component G has product MNILNINSAYAQANYEFKSSKDIASELNESLSGINMLTDKPSNEKIKQMVSQIDAQQLFDSYTISTFNFASDTFKIQGSLSDIFTGENSVADSRIQGILSTIDEKSIGYNGKALYMMDSFDASMLVKDGGFFSVENTADRIADFVLSFAGDDEKLLKAGREGMLRGFKDAEKIWGDALPEISQKTIELATQKVDKKLSQIGANLMDASV; this is encoded by the coding sequence ATGAATATACTTAACATAAATAGCGCATACGCGCAGGCAAACTATGAGTTTAAGTCTAGTAAGGATATAGCGTCTGAGCTAAACGAAAGCCTATCTGGCATAAATATGCTAACAGATAAGCCAAGTAATGAGAAAATCAAGCAGATGGTCTCACAAATAGACGCTCAGCAGCTTTTTGATAGCTATACCATATCTACCTTTAATTTTGCCTCAGATACTTTTAAGATACAAGGAAGTCTATCTGATATATTTACTGGCGAAAATAGTGTAGCTGATAGCAGAATTCAAGGAATTTTAAGCACGATAGATGAAAAGAGCATAGGATATAACGGCAAGGCGCTTTATATGATGGATAGCTTTGATGCCTCCATGCTCGTTAAAGATGGTGGGTTTTTCAGCGTAGAAAATACAGCTGATAGGATAGCTGATTTTGTCCTAAGCTTTGCTGGAGATGACGAAAAGTTGCTAAAAGCTGGACGCGAAGGTATGCTAAGAGGTTTTAAAGACGCAGAAAAAATATGGGGAGACGCACTGCCTGAAATATCACAAAAAACGATAGAACTAGCCACTCAAAAGGTAGATAAAAAGCTATCGCAAATAGGCGCAAATTTAATGGATGCTAGCGTATGA
- a CDS encoding glycosyltransferase: MKKALVSDWLTTNAGAEKVVGAINLLYPEIDNYALVDTLNESDRKEILLGKRATTSFLQNMPFAGHNFRRFLPLFPYAIEQFDLSRYEVVLSSSHCVAKGVLTSHEQLHICYIHTPMRYAWDMHNEYLANSGFGKFKKAIASYFLYKIRQWDTVSSLRVDKFIANSNFVASRVKKIYNKEAKVIYPPVDIDKFSLGNKSDEYYLTAGRLVSYKKFDLIIKAFNKNKRKLIIIGEGKELENLKKIANKNIEFLEKVDNNALVKTMQNAKAFVFAAKEDFGITPVEAMACGKPVIFYAQGGVTESVRDGIEGIGFYKQNELSLNEAINEFEKNIDCFNPEKIRLRALNFSKDNFIKNMKQEISNTYNMWKDGVL, from the coding sequence ATGAAAAAAGCTTTAGTATCTGACTGGCTAACCACAAATGCGGGCGCTGAAAAGGTTGTGGGTGCCATAAATTTACTATATCCAGAAATTGATAATTATGCCTTGGTTGACACTTTAAATGAAAGTGACAGAAAAGAAATTCTACTAGGGAAAAGAGCCACCACAAGCTTTTTACAAAATATGCCTTTTGCTGGTCATAATTTCAGGAGATTTCTTCCACTATTCCCATACGCTATAGAACAGTTTGATTTATCAAGATATGAGGTGGTTTTATCTAGCTCTCACTGCGTTGCAAAAGGAGTATTAACATCCCATGAACAGCTTCACATATGTTACATTCATACCCCTATGCGCTATGCTTGGGATATGCATAATGAATATCTAGCAAATTCTGGCTTTGGCAAATTTAAAAAGGCTATCGCTAGTTATTTTTTATACAAAATAAGACAATGGGACACAGTAAGCTCTTTAAGAGTTGATAAATTTATAGCGAACTCAAATTTTGTAGCCTCAAGAGTAAAAAAAATATACAACAAAGAGGCAAAAGTAATTTATCCGCCGGTAGATATTGACAAATTTTCGCTAGGAAATAAAAGTGATGAATATTACTTAACAGCTGGTAGACTTGTCTCATACAAAAAATTTGATCTTATAATAAAAGCCTTTAATAAAAATAAACGCAAACTTATAATAATAGGAGAAGGCAAAGAGCTAGAAAATCTAAAAAAAATTGCCAACAAAAACATAGAATTTTTAGAAAAAGTTGATAATAATGCTTTAGTTAAAACTATGCAAAATGCAAAGGCATTTGTATTTGCAGCAAAAGAAGATTTTGGCATCACACCAGTTGAAGCTATGGCCTGCGGAAAGCCTGTTATATTCTATGCGCAAGGAGGGGTTACTGAGAGTGTTAGAGATGGTATTGAGGGCATTGGATTTTACAAACAAAATGAATTAAGCCTAAATGAAGCCATAAATGAATTTGAAAAAAATATAGACTGTTTTAATCCAGAAAAAATAAGATTAAGAGCACTTAACTTTAGTAAAGATAATTTTATAAAGAATATGAAACAAGAAATATCAAACACATACAATATGTGGAAAGATGGGGTTTTATGA
- a CDS encoding sugar transferase: MKRCFDLFMVLVTSPLWASLLSAVIIVSKIADPKGKIFFIQKRLGKNGKLFSCYKIRSMFSKDGILEEYFNNNKDELEYYQKYRKLRFDPRITKLGRVLRKTSLDELPQLFNVILGDMSLVGPRPYIPSEVTNIDKEIMQAILSVRPGITGLWQISGRSSLSFEKRVKLDMQYIKNRNFWFDVKIFFITFYVVLVQKGSV; this comes from the coding sequence ATGAAGCGTTGCTTTGATCTTTTTATGGTTTTAGTAACATCCCCTCTTTGGGCTAGCCTACTAAGTGCTGTGATAATTGTTAGCAAAATAGCAGACCCTAAAGGAAAAATATTTTTCATACAAAAAAGACTTGGCAAAAATGGAAAGTTATTTTCATGTTATAAAATACGTTCCATGTTCTCTAAAGATGGGATACTTGAGGAGTATTTTAATAACAATAAAGATGAACTTGAATATTATCAAAAATACCGCAAACTACGCTTTGACCCAAGAATAACAAAGCTAGGAAGAGTACTAAGAAAAACATCTCTAGATGAGTTACCACAGCTTTTTAATGTAATTTTAGGAGACATGAGCCTTGTCGGCCCACGTCCATATATACCAAGTGAAGTAACTAATATAGATAAAGAAATCATGCAAGCAATTCTTAGTGTCCGCCCTGGAATTACTGGATTGTGGCAAATTAGCGGAAGGAGCTCTCTTAGCTTTGAAAAGAGAGTAAAACTAGATATGCAATATATAAAAAATAGAAATTTTTGGTTTGATGTAAAAATATTTTTTATTACCTTCTATGTAGTTTTGGTGCAAAAAGGCTCGGTATAA
- a CDS encoding pilus (MSHA type) biogenesis protein MshL, with amino-acid sequence MNITLSAKDPKWLEDINKAPLEPIKPAFKLQKANSFKSQKRKISDKELKNLEKICQKPQNLKANQDAKIIQLLGILHSRCGFSIVIKDEQSKNILSQSAWGVSIANSNLEKILDTLISKNNLYYEFKDGVLEIASMQSKIFKLDYIAATREGQTITRGGVDVSPEIIGKYSKNSDKGDINNEENLIKVSEKFDFWKDIKTSLEEILNIPDKKITLEAKEPKPSLVINEQSGIIYINAKPDKIKQAQEFLSNIDDRLGKQISIEIAIISVELSNERSRGIDWSKFELSFDGYIRGLSSYSSEQRVGNNAINAGASANFSINGLLNFLNSTGRTKVISRPHIVTLNNQQAIISVGENINYRVPETTEYDNNSSYRSKTTYNQYSLFVGVLLNLTPQISDNNEVSIRINPSLSSLKEVQKGQEIKEIAPDTIQKKLSTVIKAKSGESVIIGGLIGESELDSESSVPFLSKLPILGSLFGYEKNNKIRTELVFVITPKIIAPLNERKQDRF; translated from the coding sequence ATGAATATAACTTTATCCGCAAAAGATCCAAAATGGCTTGAAGATATAAACAAGGCACCTTTAGAGCCGATAAAACCTGCTTTTAAGCTACAAAAAGCAAATAGCTTCAAATCACAAAAACGCAAAATATCAGACAAAGAGTTAAAAAATCTAGAAAAAATCTGCCAAAAACCTCAAAATTTAAAGGCAAATCAAGACGCAAAAATAATACAGCTTCTAGGCATACTTCACTCTAGATGTGGGTTTAGTATAGTCATAAAAGACGAACAGTCAAAAAACATACTCTCACAGTCAGCATGGGGCGTATCCATCGCAAACTCTAATCTTGAGAAAATCCTAGACACGCTAATATCAAAAAATAACCTTTATTACGAATTTAAAGACGGTGTGCTTGAGATAGCAAGTATGCAGTCAAAAATTTTTAAGCTAGACTACATAGCAGCTACAAGAGAGGGGCAAACAATAACAAGAGGCGGGGTCGACGTAAGCCCTGAAATTATCGGTAAATACTCAAAAAATAGCGATAAAGGCGATATAAACAATGAGGAAAATTTAATAAAAGTTAGTGAAAAATTTGACTTTTGGAAAGACATAAAGACCTCACTAGAGGAGATACTAAATATCCCTGATAAAAAAATCACACTAGAGGCAAAAGAGCCAAAACCAAGCTTAGTTATAAATGAGCAATCAGGCATCATATATATCAATGCCAAACCAGATAAAATAAAACAGGCTCAAGAGTTTTTATCAAATATAGATGATAGACTTGGCAAACAGATATCAATCGAGATTGCGATAATATCAGTAGAGCTTTCAAACGAGCGCTCAAGAGGTATTGACTGGAGTAAATTTGAACTTAGTTTTGATGGATATATACGTGGATTGTCGTCGTACTCATCGGAGCAAAGAGTAGGCAATAACGCAATAAACGCTGGTGCTAGCGCAAATTTTAGCATAAATGGGCTATTAAATTTTCTAAACTCAACTGGCAGGACTAAAGTAATTTCACGACCCCACATAGTAACACTAAATAACCAGCAAGCTATAATTAGCGTAGGAGAAAATATAAATTACCGAGTACCAGAGACAACAGAGTATGATAATAACAGCTCATATCGCTCAAAAACAACGTATAATCAATATTCGCTTTTTGTGGGCGTGCTATTAAACCTAACCCCTCAAATAAGCGATAATAACGAGGTCTCAATTCGCATAAATCCTAGTTTAAGCAGCCTAAAAGAGGTACAAAAAGGACAAGAAATAAAAGAGATTGCGCCAGATACTATCCAGAAGAAACTCTCAACCGTCATTAAAGCAAAAAGCGGAGAAAGCGTGATAATCGGCGGACTGATAGGAGAAAGTGAATTAGACAGCGAAAGCTCTGTGCCGTTTTTATCAAAGCTTCCCATCTTGGGCTCACTATTCGGGTACGAAAAGAACAACAAAATACGCACGGAATTAGTCTTTGTCATAACTCCAAAAATAATAGCACCCCTAAATGAGCGAAAACAAGATAGATTTTGA